In Carya illinoinensis cultivar Pawnee chromosome 6, C.illinoinensisPawnee_v1, whole genome shotgun sequence, a single genomic region encodes these proteins:
- the LOC122312553 gene encoding rust resistance kinase Lr10-like, which yields MASVSLFVFFLLSYLVLLISAEQEDNCHPFSCGDRLGLLGPIPFPFANITHPKCGVVIVNCTEEAAMIQLVTDESRQYELISINKHRPNAYVLLIQNQTLLKNLHSAFISYKIISNNRTFVKCKSTVNNPGWKQWSDFECRDKYKLYDPLSSESSDPLPSDSIPGCSIIQLPIKPPPSDSDQNSPVVTAELELIVNVSEDCSQCHDGGGQCQLDRKRKFNCAKKGKKSKVLAIALATLSVAIGVLIVIGLSFRRKFRSILKNESLTHQNVETFLRNNGPFGIRRYSYSDIKKMTNFLKDKLGQGGYGSVYKGKLQDGSLVAVKVLKASIGNGEEFINEVASISRTSHVNIVTFRGFCFEGSKRALVYEFMPNGSLEKFIYKKDSPSDHQLQWETLYKIAVGIARGLEYLHRGCNNRILHFDIKPHNILLDENFCPKISDFGLAKVCPREQSIISMLGARGTAGYIAPKVFCRNFGRVSHKSDVYSYGMMVLEMVGGRKNIDAEVDRTSEIFFPHWVYRRLELDEELTLHGLRTEEDRQNAKKMTIVSLWCIQADPSNRPTMSRVVEMLEMSLNALQIPPKPFLSSPSRSEADSSTIVVLSHSGSKVP from the exons ATGGCTTCTGTCtccctctttgttttcttcctccTGTCATACCTCGTGTTGCTTATTTCGGCCGAACAAGAAGATAACTGCCATCCCTTTTCTTGTGGAGATCGTCTGGGCCTTCTGGGCCCGATCCCCTTCCCATTCGCCAATATCACACACCCAAAGTGTGGTGTTGTCATCGTAAATTGTACCGAAGAAGCCGCGATGATTCAGCTGGTGACCGATGAATCAAGACAGTACGAACTTATAAGCATCAATAAGCATCGGCCTAATGCTTATGTCCTGCTTATCCAGAACCAGACGCTTTTGAAGAACTTGCATTCGG cATTCATCtcttataaaatcatttcaaacAATCGGACCTTTGTCAAATGCAAAAGCACTGTCAATAATCCTGGCTGGAAGCAATGGAGCGATTTTGAGTGCAGAGACAAATATAAACTCTACGATCCTCTTTCAAGCGAATCAAGCGATCCTCTTCCAAGCGATAGTATTCCTGGATGTTCCATTATTCAGCTTCCAATAAAGCCGCCGCCAAGTGACAGTGACCAGAATTCACCAGTCGTAACCGCTGAGTTGGAACTTATAGTGAATGTGTCTGAAGATTGTTCCCAGTGCCATGACGGAGGTGGTCAATGCCAGCTTGACCGCAAGAGAAAATTTAATTGTGCAAAGAAAG GGAAGAAGAGTAAAGTGTTGGCGATAGCCTTGG CGACTTTATCTGTTGCCATTGGAGTTCTGATAGTCATTGGCCTCAGCTTCAGGCGAAAGTTTAGATCcattttgaagaatgaaagtCTAACACATCAGAATGTCGAAACCTTTCTAAGGAATAATGGACCCTTTGGTATAAGAAGATACAGTTACTCAGATATAAAGAAAATGACCAACTTCCTCAAAGATAAATTAGGCCAAGGAGGTTATGGTAGCGTCTACAAGGGGAAGTTACAAGATGGGTCTTTGGTAGCAGTAAAAGTTTTGAAAGCCTCAATAGGAAATGGAGAGGAATTCATAAACGAGGTTGCCAGCATTAGTAGGACCTCACATGTCAACATTGTTACCTTTAGGGGCTTTTGTTTTGAGGGTTCCAAAAGAGCTCTTGTTTATGAATTTATGCCTAATGGATCTCTAGAGAAgttcatatataaaaaagattCACCATCTGATCATCAATTGCAGTGGGAAACATTGTATAAGATTGCAGTTGGCATAGCTCGAGGATTAGAGTACTTGCATAGAGGTTGTAACAATCGAATCTTGCATTTTGACATAAAGCCTCACAACATTCTTTTAGATGAGAACTTTTGTCCAAAGATCTCGGATTTTGGCCTTGCAAAAGTATGCCCTAGAGAACAAAGTATCATATCAATGTTGGGTGCAAGAGGAACTGCAGGATATATAGCTCCAAAAGTATTTTGTAGAAATTTCGGAAGGGTCTCTCACAAATCAGATGTTTACAGCTATGGAATGATGGTTTTGGAAATGGTTGGAGGTAGAAAGAATATAGACGCTGAGGTTGATCGTACTAGTGAAATATTCTTTCCACATTGGGTTTACAGGCGCCTTGAACTCGATGAAGAACTAACATTGCATGGTCTCAGGACTGAAGAGGATCGACAAAATGCAAAGAAGATGACAATAGTGAGCTTGTGGTGCATACAGGCTGACCCATCAAACCGGCCAACAATGAGTAGAGTTGTCGAAATGTTGGAAATGAGCCTCAATGCCTTGCAAATTCCTCCTAAACCTTTCTTGTCTTCCCCATCAAGATCAGAAGCTGATTCTTCGACTATAGTGGTTCTATCTCATTCTGGTTCTAAGGTtccctaa
- the LOC122314183 gene encoding LEAF RUST 10 DISEASE-RESISTANCE LOCUS RECEPTOR-LIKE PROTEIN KINASE-like 1.1, with product MASVSLFVFFLVSYLGLLLSAGQEESYTKNCRPLHCGDLDSIGFINNITHRNCGIGIVTCSNETERIQLVIGERQYELTRIRIRIDPQRKVYFLRMRGQKVSGNFSSDRCEFQMTIHPGSSSIPFQFNSPQMTLFKCDAVQQHLGSMKFNCGDYYFYDRQTTYGIPSGCSIIQLPIKPPPSDREWYPPIVTAEFELQVNVNVSDDCFQCDEKEGQCQIERNIDCPKKGKKSKVLAIALGVGCPAIVIIIICLWRSYKKKKASSNSLARNTYAVQSSRSDLEVGSVYFGVHIFPYSELQEATNNFDDEKELGDGGFGTVYYGKLRDGREVAVKRLYEHNCRQVQQFINEVEILTRMRHKNLVSLYGCTSRRSRELLLVYEYIPNGTVADHIHGDRAAPGSLSWPTRMGIAIETASALAFLHASEIIHRDVKTNNILLDMNFSVKVADFGLSRLFPNDVTHVSTGPQGTPGYVDPQYHQCYQLTKKSDVYSFGVVLIELISSLPAVDITRHRHEINLADLALNKIEQRALHELIDPYLGFQSDGEVKRMTISVASLAFQCIQGGQELRPSMVEVLEALKGIQSGKDTGPLNVHPPTSPDCDDVVLSDKIHELPPSPNAVTDNWTSTRSSTPNISG from the exons ATGGCTTCTGTCtccctctttgttttctttcttgtcTCATACCTCGGGTTGCTTCTGTCGGCCGGACAAGAAGAATCATACACCAAGAACTGTCGTCCCCTTCATTGTGGAGATCTGGACAGCATCGGATTCATCAATAATATCACACACCGAAACTGTGGTATTGGCATCGTAACTTGTAGCAATGAAACTGAGAGGATCCAACTGGTGATTGGTGAAAGACAGTACGAACTTACAAGGATtaggattagaattgatcctcAGCGTAAAGTTTATTTCCTGCGTATGCGGGGCCAGAAGGTTTCGGGGAACTTTTCGTCCGATAGATGCGAATTCCAAATGACCATACACCCCGGATCTTCATCCATCCCCTttcaattcaattcaccccAGATGACCCTGTTCAAATGCGACGCTGTCCAGCAGCATCTTGGCTCGATGAAATTTAACTGCGGAGACTATTATTTCTACGATCGTCAAACAACCTATGGCATTCCTTCTGGATGTTCCATTATTCAGCTCCCAATAAAGCCGCCGCCAAGTGACCGTGAATGGTATCCACCAATCGTAACCGCTGAGTTCGAACTTCAAGTGAATGTGAATGTGTCTGATGATTGTTTCCAGTGCGATGAGAAAGAAGGACAATGCCAGATCGAAAGAAACATAGATTGTCCAAAGAAAG GGAAGAAGAGTAAAGTGTTGGCGATAGCCTTGG GTGTTGGATGCCCAGCGATCgtcattataattatttgctTGTGGCGTtcttacaagaaaaaaaaagcttcCTCAAACTCTTTGGCGAGGAATACTTATGCTGTTCAATCCTCAAGATCAGACCTGGAAGTGGGGAGTGTCTACTTTGGAGTGCATATTTTCCCATACAGTGAACTTCAAGAAGCAACCAATAACTTTGATGATGAAAAAGAACTTGGAGATGGTGGATTTGGGACTGTGTATTATG GGAAACTCCGTGATGGGCGGGAAGTTGCAGTCAAGCGCCTATACGAGCACAACTGCAGACAAGTACAACAGTTCATCAATGAAGTTGAAATTCTCACGCGCATGCGCCACAAAAATCTAGTGTCCCTTTATGGGTGTACTTCACGCCGCAGCCGTGAACTACTACTCGTGTATGAATACATTCCCAATGGCACTGTTGCAGATCACATCCATGGAGATCGAGCAGCACCTGGGTCACTCTCATGGCCTACTCGTATGGGCATCGCCATAGAAACAGCCAGTGCATTGGCTTTCCTCCATGCTTCTGAGATCATACATCGTGATGTGAAAACCAATAATATTCTCCTTGACATGAACTTTAGCGTCAAAGTTGCAGATTTTGGGCTTTCTCGACTCTTCCCCAATGATGTCACCCATGTCTCAACAGGACCTCAAGGGACTCCGGGCTATGTTGACCCCCAATATCATCAGTGTTACCAGCTTACGAAAAAGAGCGATGTCTACAGCTTTGGGGTTGTCCTCATTGAGCTCATATCATCTCTCCCAGCTGTTGATATAACTAGGCATCGGCATGAAATAAACTTGGCTGACTTAGCCTTAAACAAGATTGAACAGCGCGCACTCCATGAGTTGATCGACCCATATCTTGGCTTTCAGTCAGACGGCGAAGTTAAAAGGATGACCATTTCAGTCGCAAGCTTGGCTTTCCAATGTATACAGGGGGGCCAGGAACTTAGGCCTTCCATGGTAGAGGTTTTGGAGGCATTAAAGGGTATTCAAAGTGGTAAGGATACTGGACCTTTAAATGTACACCCACCAACTTCACCGGATTGTGATGACGTTGTATTATCGGACAAAATACATGAGCTGCCACCTTCACCAAATGCTGTGACTGATAACTGGACTAGTACTAGATCCTCTACACCCAATATCAGTGGTTAA
- the LOC122314185 gene encoding dirigent protein 22-like yields MVMNFVFTEGKYNGSTITILGRNPVLHHVRELLVIGDTGLFRFARGYVEIRTHVFDLKTLDAVVEYNVYVLHY; encoded by the coding sequence ATGGTTATGAACTTTGTATTCACCGAAGGAAAGTACAATGGTAGCACCATCACCATCCTAGGGAGGAACCCAGTCTTGCACCACGTGAGGGAGTTGTTGGTGATTGGCGACACTGGCCTTTTCCGGTTTGCAAGAGGTTATGTCGAGATCAGGACTCACGTATTTGATCTCAAGACATTGGATGCCGTAGTTGAGTACAATGTCTATGTGTTGCATTATTGA